Below is a genomic region from Thunnus albacares chromosome 4, fThuAlb1.1, whole genome shotgun sequence.
ACCCTTATTCGACATCTTCGTGGTCCTTCCTTGTACTGCCTCACGctgacaaaacataatttaaacattGAGTAAAAGACATATTTGTGAGTAAACAAACATGGGTAATGTACAGTTATTATTATGTTAGCTAAAACACAGGGATTCACTTTAGTGTGAAAACTTTGTAACAagtttcatggaaaaaaaaaaaaaaaaacaaaagacaaaaacaaatgacttGAAACTCTTTGTGAGCTAGCCTTTAACTAGCTCTGAGTCAGGCGCCTGAAAGCTCGCCTAAAGTGTCGTCGCAGCTTGTGACAGGAGAATAATCTCTCTTCACACAAAACCTCAAGATAAACAGGTGTAAAATACCATTACCACAATGCCTTAATTGTACATCTGAATAAGATGGGAATAAAATACGGgttataaacaatattttttcaaGGGAAAATAATTGATACAATATCAAATAATACCAATGAACGTttcaaaaacactaaaacagtctgaaagagcatataaatgataaatgaggAGATGAAATGCTGCCTTGTAGTCAAAAGCAGCAATCAAATAAGTGACCAACAGTTGTTCTACAGTTTAAATGTCCCTTTGTGATAGTATATGGGgaagtagatttttttcttttctttgtttaaagtgtgtgtgactgcttaTAGGTAGGGGTACTGTGTGAGGCGCCTCGGGCTTAGCTGGTAGGCACTGTAAGCCTCAGCCCGGGGTGTCACACTAACGTAGGGTGAACCAGCGGCGAACTGATGCTGGTAGGCTGCTGGGAGGCCATGCAGCAGACTACTGACAGAGTCCTTGCGGCTGGCCGAGTCTCTCCTGGAGGAGGATGAGGTGTATGTTGCTGCATAGGCGGAGGGGGAGTGTCCGTGGGTGCTGTGACCACGGCCCAGCAGCTGCTCCATGGCCtgagaagcagaggagagagcgGTGGAGGCTGGGTAGGTGTACAGGCTGGGGCCGGGGGCTGAGGCGGAGGCCAGGGCGGACACCTCTGGGAAGTTGTAGTGAGCGGCAGAGACGGCTGGAGGAAACGTCTGCTGGCGACGCAAAGATGAGTCACTGTGAGATGCTCCTGAACGCTCCTGAGATGAGGAAACCACCGGCTGAACCTTAAcaacaaatgtgaaatatcaCTCAGTACACGTGCAACAGTGAGAAAGCAGAAAATCACTTGTACACTATGTCGCTAAGTTTCTCTCGACTTGATAGTAAACACTTTTGGTAGAATCCACCTTTGTTGTAAACTACAGGTGGGAGACGAAATCACAAAGAAACACTTCAACTTCAAAGCAGCTGATGCTTTTACACATTAGAGCACTAGTTGCAAACTTTTGGCTTGTGATCCTTTGTAGTCAAGTCACCCCGACTTGTGATCGCATCACAAGTTGTATGTGTCCATGAGCTGTGAGTGGTTCAACATCTAAAGAGTGATGTTTCCTTCTCAAATAGATTTAATGTAAAGTTTTTAAGAGTCCAGAAGAGATCAAACTCCACTATTCCACAACAAACAAAgatttgaggaaaaaaacaacctcttgAGAGGTcccagtttgggaaccactgcataaaaagacatttaagacGAGCTGCTATTTTCAGAGGGCCAGAATTTGACAAGTTTTGTTTTATGGTACTTGCACATAGGTgagtaaatgttaaaataccTGCCAATACATCGTTTGTCCAGCAGAGAGCACTTtagactttgtttttttaagtagtACTATTTCTGTGTCAGTAACATCTTTGATACTATGTCACCAAAGCTGAAGAATCTGTGCCAGAAATGTCTTTAtgtgttgaaataaaacagttatCAGTAACTCGTCTTGTGTTTGATGTCCAACAAATGCAATGTGAGTATGATGGTGTGAGCTGGAAAATCACGCAGCATCAAAGAGGAACAGCAGTCACTAGTTGCAAAAGACATCTTCCAAAGACTCCTCCCCCTTGACCTCCCAACCTGTTATTGCCAATATGTGCTATTAAATGAGGAAGATATTGTGTTTACGCATGGAGTGCTTACGATACTAACAATTGTCTACCTCTGTGTAATGCCAGCACAAAATGAAACTCTTCAACATGCCAACACAAGTTAAACTCTTCACCAGAACACATTAACAAATAGGGCTGTCGCAATGACGGAATTTCCCCTGCAGTGATTCAGGGTGGCTCAACAGCAATATGAATGTCCATTAATTCGGAAAtcgacagcgtttgggagtctctgtgcagcgctattccggtacgtgagtcaacctctgtgtcgttgcctgggaaactattggtagcgtggCTCCCTTAAGgtgtatgtttgcgtagcgagaggaaaagagcgaggggcagagaagtgacggtggatgcgtgcggggcagaggaaaaggttagtagtaagttgtcagtctggcagtagatgtacagtacagactacagtgtgtcagttaataaatgctaaaaagtctgttgtttccccaaatgctggaaaagtgaagggggttagctccaaagttagcaacaatgggttagcctaacctgaagacacaaaacaagagaaacagaacagagaaatgtgtggctgccgagtttactgtgcactctgtcccgttaaATTACCCCCCATAGCGCCGTTGTGGCGGTTGCTTGCCATCCACCGTAGTTGGCTTGTCTGTAGTATTGCAATAGTGCGGTTATTGCGACAGCCCTATTACCAAAACTGACCAACTGCCACATCTAACCTCATATACACATTATCACAAAAGAAACCTCACCTGGCTGAGATTTAAGGGGTGTGACTGGCTCGGCATCAGTCCGTGACGGTCCATGCTCTCCCCTGAACTGCAGGGCTGTCGGTTAGATGACCTCTTAGGCTTCATGTAGTTAACTGGGGATCAAAAGTAGTGGGTATTACTTAATGTTGCTTTTAAACCCAAAGTAAAATTCATTATTGATAACACACAACAATAAGCAAACAAAGGGCTCTCACCAGTCTCTAGGCGGCTGCGAgaaactgctgctctctctgacCCCTGGGTTTTGACGGAAGGTGCCACCACTGCCAGAGACTTTGCCTGGCGTGATGACACGGTGCTAGCTGTGTTAAGTGTGCGGGGCAGAGGAGTCAGAGGGCTGGCAGTAGAGGAGTCTGAATCATGCACCGTCACACAGCTGATAACATTAGTTCGCTGGCTCAGTCCAACACTATGAACAGAGAAACTGTTATTTCACAGGTCATATCAAGAAAATCACTTCAttagggaggaaaaaaaaacaacaaactttgAACGTGTTTGATGCAGAGGAGTGTCTGTTTCTCACCTGGCAGGATGGAACTTGCGCTCATcctctgtgtcagtgtcacTGTGGATAGTGATGATGCTGACCGCCGGGCTAGGTGTGTCGGAGATGACGATTGGCTGGGACAACGTGGCGCTGGAGCTGGGTGGTGTCACACCACTGCTGCTGAGCAATGTTGCAGTGGATATACCcctaaacagagaaacagagcaaatattGAGTTTTACGCccaaagaaaatgtgatttcagctgTGATAACAGACAAGAAGCAGATAAAACTCATGAGCCACTTGGAAAATTGTGTTTAAATCTACTGGACAGGAAACAAagttgtagaaaaaacaaacagtctaACACAGAAAATGACTTCAATTTAGCATTGTCAGCACAAAACACTAAGTTGCTCCtacattttgttacttttgaATCTATCAATAATTCTTTGCATGTActtcaaacagtgttttttagccatgctagcagtatGACAAGGTCAGTCTGTTGGTCAGTGATTCAATCCACCACCAGACtgtaatatctcaacaactactggattgATTGACATTATATGGACCCACTGACTTTGTTGAGGCCCTTCCTTCTGCTATAGTGCCACCATCAGGctgacatttgtagttttgaaaaaaaatgtctcaatgtctcaacaactattgggtGGATTGCCTTGAACTTTGGTTCACACATCGGgtaaaaaaaacctaaaaactaaagacattcccATGAAACTCaattgtactttgtgttcagtgctaattagctattgttagcatgctaacacagtAAACTAAGATGGAGAATATGGTAAACATATCTGCTAAGCATGAGCATGTTAACACTGTCATTGTGACATGTAGCATACTGACATGAGCTTGTAGCTCAAAGCAGCACTGTGCTGAACTAAAACCTCTCAGAGCTgttagcatgactgtagactcttgGTCTTGTTGAGTAATAAATGCTTGAATTTTGAAGTGAGAAACATTACAGAAATGACTAAGTAATGTGCAACAGCTGGTTGTGGTTTTGGTTGAGTTCTTTTTAGCCATTGAATACCAACCTGTTTCTGTTCTCTCCACGTCTGGCCTTGaccttcttcctctcctgctgaGTCCTGGCTTGAGTTGTGCTCCTAttaaggtcaaaggtcaatTAAGTTagtgttgggaaccactgttaaaattataacataaatacaaaGGAAAGCTGACTATCCTTGACTATGTGAGTCACTGTAAAACCAAGActcatttaaattaaacacaACTGCATTTGATAAAGTGGAAAACAGATGGCTGTAAAATAGTGAGAATCTACactgggtgtgtttgtgtgcatcagGACTGTAACACTAGTTGGTTGACCCACCTCCAGCTGTGTCCCTGCTGCGTGGCAGCATCTGAGTGATGGGCGTCCAGGGGTGATTCGGCAACAGTCGACTGGTGGGCAGAGCTGTGGATAGCCACGCCTGGGACCTGCTGCCATGATGATGGTATGAGGATCTGTTGGGCTCCAGTGGGCCAGGCctgctgagaaaaaaacaagacactcACACTTCAGTACATGTAACAACAGGGATCATACATTTATGAGTCGACACAAATAACTGGATTGCTGGAATGGGCCAGACAAACTGAGCCATGCTGAGAAATAAATCTAAAGACCGAAGACAGAGACACACCAATGGCCAATGTCTGCTACAGGCAAAAGCACAAAGCTAGATAAGCGAGCAACCTTTCCCAAGCCATTCCCTTATTATAGCATTGCCCTGCAACAAATCCACAAAATGATATCATGCAAAGCACAAACAATGAAGCACTGTAAACAGGTATAAAGACAAGTATACACAAAACCATGGTGCCTGTTAAAGAAGAAACACTGAAGAGAGTTAGTTAAGTTCACTGATGCCAAACTGTCTGCTGATAAGCTGTCTTGGGAAAAGGCATGCCACATGTTGTGGGGCTGGAATAGAAGATATGTGTCAGAGAGTCAAGCTGTTGAATAGGAATTTTAGTGTGCTTTGTAGCTGCAACATCCTTTGCTGAAACCAAGGAAGGACAGGACAAGAGAAGCTGCAAGCAAAGCGCAGACCAACTCAGCAACACATGCGCTCCATGCCCTCAGCACACCTATGGGGAAAGACTGTGGGGGAGAGAATGGAGGAGTGAGTGAATGGTGTTGGGAGGGGGTGTCCTTTGGAGTGGAAGAAGATTGTATGTTTTGTCAATTTGGATCTAATGTCACcaatatgaaagaaaatgttgatgaataCCAGGAGGGATAAATGGCGATGCCAGTCCAAAGAAACTGTTAATCAATaagtttttaatgattttccAATAAATAAGCATCGACCAACTATGATCCTGACATCCATGACAAGTCCGCATGTGTAGAAgggaaaatatagaaatatgaTGCATAAAATAAAGAATAGCCCCATACGACGTGTTGGTGCAGACGGAGAGGAAAAAAttgcaaacaaatgaaaagaaaagggagagtggggcaggaaagagagagagagagagatggcatTGTTAGTGGTAGAGGGAGTGTGCATGTCTTTCTTCGGTCATCGTTGCTTTACCAGCACTGTGGCTGTGTGCTCCAGGAGGGTGGGCCGACCCACCCCGGTGCCCAGCCCGAGGGGCAGAGAATACTGGGGGGCAATGCCTGCTGAGGGAGGGTGCAGGGTGGCCACCATCAGGGGTGTGCAGGAACcctggaggagggagggaggatagGGGAAGGCAGTGTTAGGGTATGATGAAAAGTTATGTCCTTCAAGGCTGTTATTGGATTTTGATGAAGGAACAGAGTGGATGAAACCAGCTGTACAAGAGATGCACGCTGGTCATCTGGACACCTGACCTCCGCCATGTGCAGCAATTATTCCCCATTTTAGCAAACTGAAATTAACTAATTTTTTGAGCCAGATGAGTCTCCAGCACTCCACATCTGGCCTCAATCGCAGCTAAGAGACTGGGAATAAGACAGGCCTGGCCCCCAGTGGTAGTCCAATCACTTCTGGAAGCAAATCCAAGGCGAGATATAAtcagcagaaacaacaaaaacagcatgaaCCATTTGGCCGAAGCCAAATCTGTGATTTCAAAACTTAACTGGAgtaaattcatttaaataacaagCATCTCCACTGAAAGTAAAACTTTTATagaagaaaacatgtcaaaatgtccccACAAAACTTTTACCAGCTCTGCTAGCAGCAAGAAAAGTCCCATCAATGTTTACAAAAGGTTAACACTTCTCTGAGCCAAATATTGAGAAGTGTACAATGCGGTAAACTGGCTAACCTAATGCTACACATCCCCAAATCCAATGGCAACCTAACCTCTATTAACCCTTTCCTAGGAGATGTACATATGGACAATGCATGTTTACTCCAGGTTGGACCCATTCAGATGAGACAACCGTCACTCTGGTTGTCACTATTCGTAGACTCCTGTCCgtcattaaaaaaagagaatttaaCTGAATTTAGGACTACATTGAATAATTACCAGACAATAGTTGAGTTTCTGTCGCACACTCTCTCGCTCACATATGTacactttctttgtctttcccCATCCACCCCTCTCTCCCTCGTTCTTTCTTaatcctctctcttttttcaggAAGTctgttaaattatatttaaaatgccTGTATCATTCAATGCATTTGCATCCCTGATAGAAATAAACTAAGTCTGGCAGCATTCAACCCTTGTCAAACCCTGGCTGAGAGGTCTGAAGACATGCACTGACCCATTCAGATTGACCGCCAATGTgggtttcacacacacatcactgtgtCAGTCTGAATCTGGTATAAGTGTTCTGCAAATTCCCTGAGTCAACTTCATGTGGGAACATACGCCAAACAGGATCTTATGTGATAATCACTCCAGTAACTTATCTACTTTGGACTACATAAGATTCCTGTAACTTTTAGCCACAGCTCTTgtggaaacaaaagcagaaacatTCTCATGTAAAGTCTGCAAAAGGTGATGACACATTATTTTGCAGCAAGGTAAACATATATCCATCCACTGTAAAGCAAGAGACAGGgtcaccaaaaataaaataatgaggGCAAAAAGCTGGCAAATATAAAGCATTTTCTTTGATGGTACATTTGAACGTACTAGGGGTGTAACAGTACACAAAATTCATGGTTCAGTATGTACCTCTGTTTTAGGGTCACGGTTCGGTATGATTTCAGTacaacaggaaaaaagaaagtttgaaaataacattttggtctgttattttaaaaaatgtaagcaTCCAACAGTGGCTCATTGGCCAAAAcaattactgaaacagtttagttgtgctgcagtagaaaaagaaaacaacctttctgtttcttgcgaggagtcaggacacctgctgacagctgttttatgctgatttatggtcttaactgtatataaagtagttcaaactagctccaactagcagctacaacagtaacatgctgcttagacattgatgcttcagtattaataatctaatcatGTCATATATAACAATGAtgatatatcagtcagagggaccaaaccgctacttttttttttttttttttaaataaatggcttcactcaaaaggcagagtgaaaagcTGACTGTCACCAAGAGGGAAGGGTGGCGGGGAGATGCAGTATCGTTTCACTACGGAGATAACGGagcatattttaaataaaagcgTTGCACTCAGTGGGTCTCGGTTGTCATTCTGACAGCAGCGACACTACAAGGTGACCAGGCTACTTTGGCTAAGTCGGCTAGCATACttccatgagcatgctacagctaagtggtgtgCTGCCATAATGTTCTGGGTGGAACTCGTGCTCTAGAGTTGTTGTTCCACACATCGGAGTAAAaggattattaaactattttgacagcaATTGTTTGGGTCATGGAGCATACAGAACCGAGGAAAGCCTTGTATCGAGCCAAACATCCTGTACAGAACAGTTTGGGATGAATACACGTACTGTTACACCCCTAGTACATACCGGAAAAAATTACATcgtaaaatgtattatataaaaCCAGCAGGATTAGCACCTCACATTTGACATCACATTCATACACCTTACAAGCTCTTACCTGTGTAAGCATACTTGGCTGGATCTGCAACGACTGTGCAGACTGGTTCTGAGGTACTATGGGTACAGAGTTCTCCATCCTCACAGGGAAACTGGAACTCTTACTGGATGGCTGTAGCCCtagaaaacatttcaacacaagATGCCAATGAATAACTTGatgctgattaaaaaaaaaaaaaaaaaaaaaaaaaaaatcaaacagctCAGAGAAGGTTTGAATGCACAACAGGTATTCTTTAATAATCGGTCTTTTAAGTATCCCTGATTACAGAAAAAAGGGGGATACTGTAACATATAAACACTGTATCCAGTTTTCTGACATCTGAAAGCAACTTTATCCTGTACCTTGAATAGTGGAGGGTGGGCAGACGATCAGAGTCTGCTGGAAGGGTTCTGTCTGGCTACACAGCCCAGCAGGACGCGTCGGAATCGGGACACTCTGTTGAGCCAGCCCGGGAATGTTGATTGTCGCCTGTTGGTACAGAGCTGGCTGGTAGTTGAGCAAAGGCACCGCTCCCCCCGCTGAAGGCACCTGTTAGAGGAAAAAACACCAATCCACCTCTAATTAACACCAGCAGGACTACAGATCTCTAAACATACGTAAAGCTGTGAAGATGGAGGGCATACCTGGTTATGCTGGTTGAGTTGGCTACTGAAGGTAACGGTTAGGTTGCCCGCTGCAGCGCTGGGGACTGCATTGGTAGAGTACAGGGATTTGCCACTGTCATAGGCGTTCCTGCGTTTGCAGATCTCCATGTTCTGGAAGCACGACTTCACACTGGAGACGGCATTTCAGCAATTACATTTCAATAAAGCCTcaactaaataaacaaacaaacaaacatgtgcaCCATTTCCTAAAAGAACGTGTGATTAGACAAACTTACTGGGAGCTGTGTGGATAATCCATGAGGTGGCTCATTGTGACGAAGGGGTGACCCAGAGTTTTAGTGGGTGTGATTCTCTTGTCAGCATCCAGACGAAGCATCCTCTTCAAGAGGTCTATAAACTCTCGTCTGTCAGCTTTCTCAGCCAACATGTCCGTCCCCTCCAAATGAGATGAAAGGTTGACCTggaataaacaatataaaagcaaaaaatgtcaaacaactACAGGTAAAGAGATTTCCTGGTTTATGTATATAATACTGTTTGAGTGCAAAGATGAGCAAAACATAACTGCACAAATAAGATGTTATTCTAAGAAATTGCCATTTACCTGCATCATGTCATCCAAACAGTTGAAGATATATTTCCTGGCCTCCTTGGATTTGATGCCCATCTCCATTTCATGCTCTGATGGGGTCTGAAAAATGCATATGTCCATTTATCTTTTGTTCTGAAACCATTTAATATCTAATATCATCTAATATCCCTGATAATATCCCTTTACAGCTTACATATTAAGCAGATAATCTGCATGActgatatatgtttttattaaccTTGAGCCTCCAGAGTGGATAGCTAGAGTCAGGGCCTCGGTTGAAGAAGCGGCTGGTCTTAGTGCCGGCACTCAGTAGGTACTCCGCTGGCAGGCCTTGAGTCTGAGAAATGTAACGGATCtgaacacaggaaaaaaacagtttaatattCAGAGTTAGACAAAACAGTAAGTGTCATTGATATGACTAAAATTTACAGATTTCAAATTTACAAACTGCAGTACCCTTACAGTTTGTCGTTTGTTCCTCTGCATTGTTTCTAGGCTCATAGTAAAACTAACAGGACTCAGTTTGAGTTTCTACAGAGCACATACAGCACCTTTATGACCTGCTACCAATTTAAGATCAGCAACTTGCAGCCTCTATTCTGTCTCGAGGTTTGACCTTTGAACAGAAATGACTTCACATATTTCCCACTCCTAGATAAAGCCTGTGAAACACTGGCTTAAGCTGTGGTACTGACCTGGTCGTACTCAGAGGCTCCAGGGTAGAGAGGCCAACCCAGAAACAGCTCAGCAATCACACAGCCTAAAGACCACATGTCAATGGCCTCACAGAACGGGAGACCCAAAATGATCTCTGGAGCCCTGGACAGCAAGGAGAAGATTAAAGGACTGGTACCAAGGAGACAGAGCTGTGCTACAGACTTTTGTCAATATAAACAGATCTGTTACCTGTAGTAGCGGGACTGTAAGTAGGTAGAGCAGACAGCCTTGGAAACATGACTTGCTGAGCCAAAGTCAATGACCTTCACCCTGTAGGGCTGTCTGAGAGGATCAACCAGCATGATGTTCTCAGGCTTCAGGTCTGCGTGAATCAGCCCCAGGCTCTTCAGCTTCATCAGCGCTGTAGCCACCTAAAGATAAAAAGACATCAATAATCGTCTGGATGCAATAATAAGAATGGAAACAGCAAAGTTCTCACATTTAAagtttatattaacaataacaaaacaaaagtaatgGTACGATAGGTTATTACATGATAACTGTTGTCAAGAGTACAGTTTACACTAGAATAGCGCCTCGTGCTTGTAAGActccgccaaccagtcaagtagcagtttacatccatgtctgtccagactcataatatttgtagtgaagactttgaaggaatttaataaaaaggtattaagtgtattttccttgtatgtgttcacacgTTTGACCAATAAAGCTGtttctgatagaacacaaagttgtagccacgacagtagacaaagcttcagatatggatgttgctgcaaagacaTTACAAATACTAAAACGTGGacgcttcacacacatcttcaacgtgggagcacagaagatctaaacaatcaccacagtttcaaggtgggcatccaagattagtgtcaccaattcagtgtttgaccaaatgtgaaatatggtcacaatctccccttctgtttctgagttatggtgttgaataatggccagaaaagtgttttttgcagaacattatgatgttaCAGTgaagctgacctttgaccttttgtgTACAAAACATCATCAcgtcatcattttatcctattagacatttgtgtgaaactttgtcataattagtgtaTCAATTCTTGATttatcagttcatccttgagtccaagtgcacatttgtgccaaatttgaagaaattccctcaaggtgtTCCTAAGATATCACATTAACGAGAATGGGAATGGACGGACAACACGAATCATAATGCCTCCAGTCACGGCTGTCACCGGTGCAGAggcataaaaaacaacaacaacaacgttTTATGAATATCTGCCAAAACATTTGCCAACCTGCTGCAGGATGGGTCTGATGTGCCGTAGAGGGAGCGGGCTGAACTTGCTGTGCTTGAGAAAGTCATACAGGTTCTGCTCCAGCATCTCAAATACCAAGCAGGTGTGACCCTTGTGTTGGAAGCATTCATATGAACGCACAAAGTTGTACTCATCTGCGTTCTCTGCACTCAGCCGGTTCAGGATGCCCACCTACAAAAGAGGAACAAATAATTCCACATAACATGTCAATAAATGCTGGTTCACTCatgtttcatataaaaaatGCAAGTGCAAAGAAGAACATGGTAATTACATGATATATGTGGGTCAATTACAGTGATTACAAGTTTACTTTGGCTGATTTCCTCCAGAATGATTAATGATGCTGCATCATTAGTATCACAGCTGCTGACAGGAAGACACTTTACATCTTCACATCTTAATCCAAACTGTCTGACGTTCAAAACTTGTGTGGCTGACTACAGAGGACATAACATTTATATCTATCTGGGTTATGTCGTCTGGGGCCGAGCACTTTCAGTCACGGTATCTGCAAATATGAACTGTAAAGTTAAGAAAAACGTGTTTACGTGTGTAACTgatcatttaaaacacaaaacgAGCCTGTGGCACAGAGGGACACAGTGTTAATAAACTTGCTTTATATGTTGTGTTACGAACAAAAACACTCCGTATTAGAGACTGTGGATATTTTATGGGGAGTTTCTCTGGGTGTGCCACCTAGCCATTGGCAATTTGCTTTAGCTCCACTTTTCAAGCCGAGCTATGTGGTGCCCCACAAAATCCTTTTAACTTTCATATGACACtacttttttaaatcaacaaacaaCTGAATATTAGCATTCAATACCATGTAATGTGTGTTACATAACAATTTTAACAATAAACgaaaacaaaaactattttttccCTATTCTATCAACTTGCTTTTGTTCCACTAAGGGACCATTCTTGTGCATTTGCTTGGCATTTACACAAGCACCACATAGCTTTAATAACTTAAAACTGCCCAATACATTAGACCAGTCTAACATCACATTCTTCCTGCCATTGTACTCATTTAACTATAGTGACATCAAATCGAAACAATCGAATGTCCCCTTATGTTGACAAGTAACGGTAACacacactttattttctttcttgtgaaaaatcccccAGTTATTCATTTCACAGCTCTGATGATTTTAAAAGCACTACAGATCTCACAGGTCAAACATGAGACAAATTCTCAAAAAATTCTTTTTGCAGTATAGCTATGcagttttgtttgattttttttaaatgatgaattttGATGTTGGTTTTTATTTCTTCCACTGATCTATCTAAAAATGTTACAGGCCTATAGAAGGCACTTAATGAAAATGTTGCCTAGTTATTTTATTATGTGATGAAAAACCAActacacacaacaaaaatatgagAATTAACTAATCTCGCAGCATCCCTTGCAAGTCTGTGTGGCAGCCACGTGAGAACTGTCCTACACCCCCATCCTAAACTTAGACTGCCCATCTCTTGTATTGATGCTGATACACACCCAAACACTCATTTTGCCATTGTTGTAGTATCAGCGCTGCTTGACAAATAGCGCTCTGGGAAGACAATGCTGTCAAATGAAACCAGTAACCACTGTACAATTAGATTTACTATCAAAGCAGGATTCACACATGTTTTCTTGGCAAAATTATGTCTAGTTACCTCAATTTGGCCCTGACGAGCATATGAGGGATGGTTTTTCAGAATCTTGATGGCCACAATCTCATTGGTACCCCTCTTCCAGCACTTAGCCACTTGTCCAAAGGTGCCTCTTCCTAAGAACTCCAGCACTTCGTAGCTGCAGGACACGGAGCAGAGGATCTCGTGCTGCACCAGCTGATAATCCCCTTCACCATTGGAGCTGCTGCTCTTGGTGGTTGGAGCCGAGTGAGGTATAGACTGGCCTGTGCCCCCTCCTCC
It encodes:
- the hipk1b gene encoding homeodomain-interacting protein kinase 1 isoform X1, with amino-acid sequence MSSQLQVFSPPSISSSAFCRVKKLKVESNVWDVSTTEAYSSIAGQSAYTFTPAMAVPPFAPSLVFPPAAPGSRGQVVVRAADSTGSLPRGSSRRVTEQATSSSYTHAETSSETRGHRHGQKRKIEEASEGSGSGCGSVQILEELSAPAATYSTRTGGGGGGGTGQSIPHSAPTTKSSSSNGEGDYQLVQHEILCSVSCSYEVLEFLGRGTFGQVAKCWKRGTNEIVAIKILKNHPSYARQGQIEVGILNRLSAENADEYNFVRSYECFQHKGHTCLVFEMLEQNLYDFLKHSKFSPLPLRHIRPILQQVATALMKLKSLGLIHADLKPENIMLVDPLRQPYRVKVIDFGSASHVSKAVCSTYLQSRYYRAPEIILGLPFCEAIDMWSLGCVIAELFLGWPLYPGASEYDQIRYISQTQGLPAEYLLSAGTKTSRFFNRGPDSSYPLWRLKTPSEHEMEMGIKSKEARKYIFNCLDDMMQVNLSSHLEGTDMLAEKADRREFIDLLKRMLRLDADKRITPTKTLGHPFVTMSHLMDYPHSSHVKSCFQNMEICKRRNAYDSGKSLYSTNAVPSAAAGNLTVTFSSQLNQHNQVPSAGGAVPLLNYQPALYQQATINIPGLAQQSVPIPTRPAGLCSQTEPFQQTLIVCPPSTIQGLQPSSKSSSFPVRMENSVPIVPQNQSAQSLQIQPSMLTQGSCTPLMVATLHPPSAGIAPQYSLPLGLGTGVGRPTLLEHTATVLQAWPTGAQQILIPSSWQQVPGVAIHSSAHQSTVAESPLDAHHSDAATQQGHSWRSTTQARTQQERKKVKARRGENRNRGISTATLLSSSGVTPPSSSATLSQPIVISDTPSPAVSIITIHSDTDTEDERKFHPASVGLSQRTNVISCVTVHDSDSSTASPLTPLPRTLNTASTVSSRQAKSLAVVAPSVKTQGSERAAVSRSRLETVNYMKPKRSSNRQPCSSGESMDRHGLMPSQSHPLNLSQVQPVVSSSQERSGASHSDSSLRRQQTFPPAVSAAHYNFPEVSALASASAPGPSLYTYPASTALSSASQAMEQLLGRGHSTHGHSPSAYAATYTSSSSRRDSASRKDSVSSLLHGLPAAYQHQFAAGSPYVSVTPRAEAYSAYQLSPRRLTQYPYL
- the hipk1b gene encoding homeodomain-interacting protein kinase 1 isoform X2, coding for MSSQLQVFSPPSISSSAFCRVKKLKVESNVWDVSTTEAYSSIAGQSAYTFTPAMAVPPFAPSLVFPPAAPGSRGQVVVRAADSTGSLPRGSSRRVTEQATSSSYTHAETSSETRGHRHGQKRKIEEASEGSGSGCGSVQILEELSAPAATYSTRTGGGGGGGTGQSIPHSAPTTKSSSSNGEGDYQLVQHEILCSVSCSYEVLEFLGRGTFGQVAKCWKRGTNEIVAIKILKNHPSYARQGQIEVGILNRLSAENADEYNFVRSYECFQHKGHTCLVFEMLEQNLYDFLKHSKFSPLPLRHIRPILQQVATALMKLKSLGLIHADLKPENIMLVDPLRQPYRVKVIDFGSASHVSKAVCSTYLQSRYYRAPEIILGLPFCEAIDMWSLGCVIAELFLGWPLYPGASEYDQIRYISQTQGLPAEYLLSAGTKTSRFFNRGPDSSYPLWRLKTPSEHEMEMGIKSKEARKYIFNCLDDMMQVNLSSHLEGTDMLAEKADRREFIDLLKRMLRLDADKRITPTKTLGHPFVTMSHLMDYPHSSHVKSCFQNMEICKRRNAYDSGKSLYSTNAVPSAAAGNLTVTFSSQLNQHNQVPSAGGAVPLLNYQPALYQQATINIPGLAQQSVPIPTRPAGLCSQTEPFQQTLIVCPPSTIQGLQPSSKSSSFPVRMENSVPIVPQNQSAQSLQIQPSMLTQGSCTPLMVATLHPPSAGIAPQYSLPLGLGTGVGRPTLLEHTATVLAWPTGAQQILIPSSWQQVPGVAIHSSAHQSTVAESPLDAHHSDAATQQGHSWRSTTQARTQQERKKVKARRGENRNRGISTATLLSSSGVTPPSSSATLSQPIVISDTPSPAVSIITIHSDTDTEDERKFHPASVGLSQRTNVISCVTVHDSDSSTASPLTPLPRTLNTASTVSSRQAKSLAVVAPSVKTQGSERAAVSRSRLETVNYMKPKRSSNRQPCSSGESMDRHGLMPSQSHPLNLSQVQPVVSSSQERSGASHSDSSLRRQQTFPPAVSAAHYNFPEVSALASASAPGPSLYTYPASTALSSASQAMEQLLGRGHSTHGHSPSAYAATYTSSSSRRDSASRKDSVSSLLHGLPAAYQHQFAAGSPYVSVTPRAEAYSAYQLSPRRLTQYPYL